Proteins encoded by one window of Panicum virgatum strain AP13 chromosome 7N, P.virgatum_v5, whole genome shotgun sequence:
- the LOC120681818 gene encoding protein ASPARTIC PROTEASE IN GUARD CELL 2-like, with the protein MQATTIRKLLLLFVSTFMLIISHASSLRFHYINSHNFTTKTSATSSSSAAAHRSRNPSLALVRRDAITGATYPSRRHAVLDRVARDNARAEYLVRRLSPTYLPTDLGSEVVSGLDEGSGEYFVRVGVGSPPTEQYLVVDSGSDVIWVQCKPCLQCYAQADPLFDPASSTTFSGVSCGSAICRMLSSSGCGDAGRCQYEVSYGDGSYTNGVLALETLTVGGTAVEGVAIGCGHRNHGLFVGAAGLLGLGWGPMSLVGQLGGAAGGAFSYCLASRGPGSSADAGSLVLGRSEAVPAGAVWVPLVRNPQSPSFYYVGLSGIGVGDERLPLEAGLFQLSDDGAGGVVMDTGTAVTRLPQEAYAALRDAFAGDVGALPRAPGVSLLDTCYDLSGYTSVRVPTVSLYFDEGATLTLPARNLLVEVDGGIYCLAFAPSSSGLSILGNIQQEGIQITVDSANGFIGFGPNTC; encoded by the coding sequence ATGCAGGCCACAACCATCAGGAAGCTTCTCCTCCTCTTCGTCTCCACGTTCATGCTGATCATCTCCCACGCATCATCCCTGCGCTTCCACTACATCAACTCTCACAACTTCACCACGAAAACGAGCGCGACGTCGtcgtcctctgctgctgctcacCGCAGCCGCAACCCTTCGCTCGCCTTGGTGCGCCGCGACGCGATCACCGGCGCGACGTACCCCTCGCGCCGCCACGCGGTGCTCGACCGCGTCGCCCGCGACAATGCGCGCGCCGAGTACCTCGTGAGGCGCCTGTCCCCGACGTACCTCCCAACGGACTTGGGCTCCGAGGTGGTGTCCGGCCTCGACGAGGGCAGCGGCGAGTACTTCgtccgcgtcggcgtcggctCGCCGCCCACGGAGCAGTACCTCGTGGTGGACTCCGGCAGCGACGTCATCTGGGTTCAGTGCAAGCCGTGCCTGCAGTGCTACGCCCAGGCCGACCCGCTCTTCGACCCCGCCTCGTCGACCACCTTCTCCGGCGTGTCGTGCGGGTCGGCCATCTGCCGGATGCTCTCCAGCTCCGGGTGCGGCGACGCGGGGAGGTGCCAGTACGAGGTCTCGTACGGGGACGGGTCGTACACCAACGGCGTGCTCGCGCTCGAGACGCTCACGGTCGGAGGCACGGCGGTGGAGGGCGTCGCCATCGGCTGCGGGCACCGCAACCACGGCCTCTTCGTCGGAGCGGCGGGGCTGCTGGGCCTCGGCTGGGGCCCCATGTCGCTCGTCGggcagctcggcggcgcggccggcggcgcgttcAGCTACTGCCTCGCGAGCCGCGGGCCCGGGTCCAGCGCCGACGCCGGGTCGCTGGTCCTCGGGCGGAGCGAGGCGGTGCCGGCGGGCGCCGTGTGGGTGCCGCTGGTGCGCAACCCGCAGTCGCCGAGCTTCTACTACGTAGGCCTGTCGGGCATCGGCGTCGGGGACGAGCGGCTCCCGCTGGAGGCCGGCCTGTTCCAGCTgagcgacgacggcgccggcggcgtggtgaTGGACACGGGCACGGCGGTGACGCGGCTGCCGCAGGAGGCGTACGCGGCGCTGCGGGACGCGTTCGCCGGCGACGTGGGCGCGCTCCCGCGCGCGCCGGGCGTGTCGCTGCTGGACACGTGCTACGACCTGAGCGGGTACACGAGCGTGCGGGTGCCGACCGTGTCCTTGTACTTCGACGAGGGCGCGACGCTGACGCTGCCGGCGAGGAACCTGCTGGTGGAGGTGGACGGCGGGATATACTGCCTGGCGttcgcgccgtcgtcgtcggggcTCTCCATCCTGGGGAACATACAGCAGGAAGGGATCCAGATCACCGTCGACTCGGCCAACGGCTTCATTGGCTTCGGGCCCAACACGTGCTAG
- the LOC120681819 gene encoding probable protein arginine N-methyltransferase 6.1 — protein sequence MLPSHLNGHSPLARRRPRLSAASPPAAAAGESPAAGAGATSTADSLEEHDRIYFQSYSHIGIHEAMIKDRVRTDAYHSAIMHHQKFIEGKVVLDVGCGTGILSVFCARAGAKRVYAVEASEIATQACEIVKANNLSDKVVVIHGRVEDVDLEEKVDVIISEWMGYMLLYESMLPSVLFARDKWLKPGGLILPSHATLFMAPITNPERYEGSVDFWCDVYGIDMSALVPLAKKFTSEEPSIETIGGENVISWPSVVKHIDCYNFTVEEFKCITAKYKVSSMMLAPIHGFGFWFEVEFNGPQESSHNIPSNLNPLEIIQKKRRRSSEDTVLLSTAPEDEPTHWQQTILYLPDPIEVKQDQTVEGSVTVSQSKENPRFLNIHLECSTGGHTLVKDCAMR from the exons ATGCTGCCGTCGCACCTCAACGGCCACTCCCCCCtcgcgcggcgccgcccgcgcctctcCGCTGCTtccccacccgccgccgccgccggggagtcCCCGGCCGCGGGGGCTGGGGCTACATCCACGGCGGATTCGCTGGAGGAGCACGACCGCATCTACTTCCAGTCTTACTCCCACATCGGCATCCATGAGGCAATGATCAAG GACCGCGTCAGGACTGATGCTTACCACTCAGCCATCATGCACCATCAGAAATTTATCGAGGGGAAG GTTGTGCTCGATGTGGGGTGTGGAACTGGAATACTCTCTGTGTTCTGTGCTCGTGCTGGCGCAAAACGG GTGTATGCTGTTGAAGCTAGTGAAATTGCTACCCAG GCTTGTGAAATTGTAAAAGCAAACAACCTAAGTGATAAGGTTGTGGTCATCCATGGACGTGTTGAG GATgttgaccttgaggagaaggTTGATGTAATAATATCAGAATGGATGGGCTATATGCTTCTGTATGAG AGTATGCTGCCAAGTGTCTTATTTGCAAGAGATAAATGGCTTAAACCTGGGGGTCTTATTCTTCCTTCTCATGCTACG CTCTTCATGGCTCCGATAACAAATCCTGAGAGATATGAAGGCAGTGTTGATTTCTGGTGTGATGTCTATGGCATAGACA TGTCTGCTCTTGTGCCACTTGCCAAAAAATTTACATCTGAAGAACCCTCCATTGAAACAATTGGTGGAGAGAATGTTATAAGTTGGCCATCTGTG GTCAAACACATCGATTGCTATAATTTTACAGTTGAGGAATTCAAATGTATCACCGCAAAATACAAAGTTTCATCAATGATGTTAG CTCCCATTCATGGCTTTGGTTTCTGGTTTGAGGTGGAGTTCAATGGGCCCCAAGAGTCCTCCCATAATATTCCTTCCAATTTGAATCCACTTGAAATTATTCAGAAGAAAAGGAGACGATCATCTGAAGATACAGTTCTTCTGTCCACAGCCCCTGAGGATGAGCCGACCCATTGGCAGCAG ACTATTCTGTACCTCCCTGATCCTATAGAGGTGAAGCAGGATCAAACTGTAGAAGGCTCTGTAACGGTGTCCCAGAGCAAGGAGAACCCACGTTTTCTGAATATTCATCTAGAGTGCTC CACAGGAGGACATACGTTGGTAAAAGACTGTGCCATGCGATGA